The Coregonus clupeaformis isolate EN_2021a chromosome 20, ASM2061545v1, whole genome shotgun sequence genome contains a region encoding:
- the si:ch211-198n5.11 gene encoding methylcrotonoyl-coenzyme A carboxylase 2: MYSCLSRGLRTKGRLCPGYASSQSPPWNVDPCTPSTHRRPERCLHSRISAGNLWQSLAHLLSGRAKQQPVAACLMSTSVRRRRLPSAFPVLDEALQPIHNDVFEANLRNSQACQQRYIEYMEKVKKGGGENAVKRHTQRNKKMLVTDRLRMLFDDGYYFELSPFAGMGLPYGDIPSAGCLTGIGKINGLWCVFIANDATVSGGTAYPITVKKQLRAQDVAIQNRLPCVYLVDSGGAFLPLQSEIFPDKNQGGRTFYNEAIMSAMKIPQVSVVCGSCTAGGAYIPTMAEETVMVHRIGTIFLGGPPLVKAATGEEVSPENLGGATLHAEVSGCVDHFASVEKEAYETTRNMISTLNFELPEEDEEGVEEPRHSVEELMGLAPQDYDHSLDVKLILSRLTDGSKFQEFKARYGTTLVTGFARISGHQVGIVASNGALTHNASLKGSHFVQLCDQRDIPLIFLQNTVPMPELTLSQTQAETNTNRLKAQGSMMSAVACASVPKITIVIGGCHGAESYAMCGRSFDPNFLFLWPNARVSLVAPGHSAALAQEEEDVEKINKRLENESSAFFSSGRLWDDGVILPQDTRKVLGDCLKIIKQQEYQLSKEKLRTPLLRM, translated from the exons ATGTACAGTTGCCTTTCAAG GGGTTTGAGGACCAAAGGCAGACTATGTCCTGGTTATGCCTCCTCTCAGTCACCTCCATGGAACGTTGACCCGTGCACACCTAGCACACACAGGCGTCCAGAACGCTGTTTACACTCAAGGATATCAGCAGGCAACCTATGGCAATCTTTGGCACACCTTCTCTCAGGCCGAGCTAAGCAGCAGCCAGTGGCAGCCTGCTTGATGAGTACCAGTGTGCGCAGAAGACGATTGCCAAGTGCCTTTCCTGTTTTAGATGAAGCCCTCCAGCCAATTCACAATGATGTATTTGAGGCTAACCTACGAAACAGCCAGGCATGCCAACAAAG GTATATTGAATACATGGAGAAGGTGAAGAAGGGGGGTGGGGAGAATGCAGTAAAGAGGCACACCCAGAGAAACAAGAAGATGTTGGTTACGGACCGTCTTCGCATGCTGTTTGATGACGGATACTACTTTGAGCTGTCTCCCTTTGCTGGAATGGGCCTACCCTATGGAGACATCCCCTCAGCAGGCTGTCTCACAG GTATAGGTAAAATCAACGGCCTGTGGTGTGTGTTTATTGCAAATGATGCCACTGTGAGTGGTGGTACAGCCTATCCCATAACCGTCAAGAAGCAGCTCAGAGCCCAGGATGTAGCTATCCAGAACCGGCTTCCCTGTGTCTACCTGGTAGATAGTGGAGGTGCATTCCTTCCTCTTCAG TCTGAGATTTTCCCTGATAAAAACCAAGGAGGACGTACTTTCTACAATGAAGCCATCATGTCTGCCATGAAGATCCCTCAG GTGTCAGTGGTCTGTGGTTCATGTACAGCTGGCGGTGCTTACATCCCAACTATGGCAGAAGAGACGGTGATGGTGCACCGGATCGGGACGATATTCCTGGGCGGACCGCCCTTGGTGAAAGCTGCCACAGGGGAAGAAGTCTCCCCAGAGAATCTGGGTGGGGCCACACTCCATGCAGA AGTGAGCGGCTGTGTGGACCACTTTGCCTCTGTGGAGAAGGAAGCCTATGAAACCACACGTAACATGATCTCCACCCTCAATTTTGAGCTGCCCGAGGAAGACGAGGAAGGGGTGGAGGAGCCTCGACACAGTGTGGAGGAGTTGATGGGTCTGGCCCCACAGGACTATGACCACAGTCTGGATGTCAAGCTG ATCCTGAGTCGGCTGACTGATGGCAGTAAGTTCCAGGAATTCAAGGCTCGATATGGAACAACCCTTGTGACTGGTTTTGCCAGAATTAGCGG gCATCAGGTTGGCATTGTGGCGAGCAATGGGGCGCTAACGCACAATGCATCATTAAAAGGCAGCCACTTTGTCCAGCTGTGTGACCAGCGAGACATCCCCCTGATATTCTTGCAGAACACTGTCCCAATGCCAGAGCTAACCCTCTCCCAAACCCAG GCAGAGACCAACACCAACAGACTGAAGGCTCAGGGTTCCATGATGTCTGCTGTGGCATGTGCCTCTGTTCCAAAAATCACCATCGTCATTGGGGGATGCCATGGCGCTGAAAGTTATGCTATG TGTGGCAGGTCATTTGACCCAAACTTCCTATTCCTATGGCCCAATGCCAGAGTGTCCCTGGTGGCCCCTGGTCACTCTGCAGCTCTGGCACAAGAGGAGGAGGACGTTGAGAAGATCAATAAAAG GTTGGAGAATGAGAGCTCTGCATTCTTCTCGTCTGGCAGACTTTGGGATGATGGAGTAATTCTTCCCCAGGACACTAGGaag